In the Candidatus Zixiibacteriota bacterium genome, one interval contains:
- a CDS encoding sigma-54 dependent transcriptional regulator, producing the protein MAQILVVDDEKKMGFLVGGALEDAGHNLTICTSGNEALEQIQQKSFDIVVTDLKMEPPDGMEILRAAKEASVECEVIMMTAFASAQTAVEAMKAGAYDYLIKPFSLDELVLLVQRILSEKKKDARREQLECDLESFNYDEFIGNSPPVRELLSMVEKVAATEANVLILGKSGTGKELIANMVHKRSSRSAGPFVAVNCAALTETLLESELFGHERGAFTGAIRRKLGRFELAENGTLFLDEVGEIKPSVQVKLLRALEQRKIVRVGGTDEIAINVRVISATNRDIENDMETGQFREDLFYRLNVFPVQMPTLAERADDIPILAEYFSRKLNRRHSKLTPDVLNHLVAYHWPGNVRELKNVLERAMILAAGDELSPEHLALKVKPRQEVRITGNDNSGLALDDLEKQAVLDALKKAAGNRTKAAKLLNITRRMLYSRLKKYGIE; encoded by the coding sequence ATGGCACAGATACTTGTTGTAGATGATGAAAAGAAGATGGGATTTCTGGTTGGCGGCGCGCTTGAGGATGCCGGTCACAACCTGACAATATGCACCTCCGGTAACGAAGCTTTGGAGCAGATCCAGCAGAAGTCCTTCGACATAGTCGTAACCGATCTGAAGATGGAACCGCCCGATGGAATGGAAATCCTTCGCGCAGCAAAAGAAGCCAGCGTCGAGTGCGAAGTCATCATGATGACCGCGTTTGCCTCTGCGCAAACCGCTGTCGAGGCGATGAAGGCGGGCGCGTACGATTACCTGATCAAACCATTCTCGCTCGACGAACTCGTGCTGTTGGTTCAGAGAATCCTTTCTGAGAAGAAGAAAGATGCAAGGCGCGAACAGCTCGAATGCGATCTCGAGTCGTTCAACTACGACGAATTCATCGGCAACAGTCCACCGGTACGCGAGCTTCTCTCAATGGTGGAAAAGGTCGCCGCAACCGAAGCGAATGTGCTTATTCTCGGAAAATCCGGAACCGGCAAAGAGTTGATAGCGAACATGGTTCACAAGAGATCGAGTCGATCCGCCGGGCCATTTGTGGCTGTCAATTGTGCGGCTTTGACGGAGACGCTCCTTGAATCGGAGCTTTTCGGACATGAGCGCGGCGCATTCACCGGCGCGATCAGGCGCAAACTCGGAAGATTCGAACTTGCCGAGAATGGAACTCTTTTTCTCGATGAAGTCGGTGAAATTAAGCCTTCAGTGCAAGTAAAACTCCTTAGAGCATTGGAGCAGCGCAAAATCGTTCGAGTCGGAGGCACCGATGAAATCGCCATCAATGTCCGTGTAATCTCCGCCACGAATCGTGATATCGAGAACGACATGGAAACCGGGCAGTTTCGAGAAGACTTGTTTTACAGACTCAATGTATTTCCGGTTCAGATGCCGACTCTTGCGGAACGTGCAGATGACATTCCGATTCTGGCGGAGTACTTCAGCCGTAAGCTCAACCGTCGACATAGCAAACTGACTCCCGATGTTCTAAATCACCTGGTTGCATATCATTGGCCGGGAAATGTCCGCGAATTGAAAAACGTCCTTGAAAGAGCCATGATCCTGGCTGCAGGAGATGAACTGAGTCCGGAGCACCTTGCGTTGAAAGTCAAGCCGAGGCAGGAAGTCAGGATCACAGGCAATGACAATTCGGGACTGGCTCTCGATGATCTTGAGAAACAGGCAGTTCTCGATGCTCTCAAGAAGGCTGCCGGCAACAGGACAAAGGCAGCGAAGCTGCTCAATATCACTCGAAGAATGCTCTATTCAAGGCTGAAGAAATATGGCATCGAATAG